Sequence from the Meriones unguiculatus strain TT.TT164.6M chromosome 5, Bangor_MerUng_6.1, whole genome shotgun sequence genome:
CTCGAGAGGCagagtttggggctggagagatggctcagtgaagtACTTGCCTTTAAGAAGGACCTCCGTTTGCTCCCTAGGACCCATGGTAAAATAAAATAGCCAGGCACAGGGAACTAGGCTTGTAATACCAGTGTGAGGAAGAGGACACAGATGAATCTCTAGGGCTAGCAAGCTGGGCAGCCTAGCCTATTTAGCAAGCTCCACATTAGTGGAAGAGTggcagagcctgtctcaaaaacaaaaaggtagATGGAGCCCAAGGAACAATAGTTTAGGTTGTTTTCTGgcctaaacacatacacacatacatacatacacacacacacacacacacacacacacgttcacacTGTCTCACCTGCAAAGTGGAAACTGTAACCATACATACCACACATGGCCAGGGCCATGGCATTAAGTAACACTTTGCTGTTTAACAGAGTTCGACATCTGGGTGTCGGCATATAAAAAGCTGCGTTTTATATCAACATAACCCAGTGATGATGTCTTCATGGACTGTCAGGAATTTCCTTCTCTGAGCACAGCCCACAGGGTGGCAAAATCTTATTGTCTAGAGCTATGCATCTGgcttcaaacaaagaaaaagatccCTTTTCCAGTCTCTCGCTGAGAGCAGGAGTGCATCACACTGTGCTTACTATAGTGTAGGACTTCTAGAAAGCTACTCAAAGGGCGGCCAACCTATGTACCAGGAACTCGTccactctttccctcttcctctctttctctctgccttggaCATCTGCGGTCCGTCCATTCATGATCATGAGGATAGGGAAATACTTTTACAGACTTGGTCTGTGGGCCAACACCAGGAACTACTCACCTCCAAACCTGTTTTGGCTATCATGATCAAAATACAGTCCCTAGCTAGTGCACCCTCCCAAACacactgctttattttattttattttttcctgtcaCATATATTTAAAGGACTGCCCAGTCAGCCACTTCCTCATGACCACTTAGGAGTACCAAGAAAGGCATTCCTTTAAGATTTCTGCAAAGATAACCAAACTGTCTTCAAAGGCCTTGCTACTCAAAGTGGGGCCAGCAGCCAAAATCAGTGTCACTATCTAGGCCCACTCTGGACAAACTGAGTCACAACTACATTTTCAGGGGATACCCCTCCCGTGAGTTCGAAATGGAAAACCCTGAGGCCCTGGACTAACTTTCAGGTTCTGCTCTACTTGGCTTTGTCTTGTTATGTTGCCCAGATTGGTTTCCAATGCGCCATGCTTTCGGTGTGCTGAGACCACAGGTGCAGGCCACCACAAGGATGATGTTATCCCCCTTAAGCCCTGCTGCCTGGAATAGCCCTGCTGGCCACAGTTCTCCTCACGCCTctctcttctccagcaccatctgCGCTCCCCTTTTTTTCTGTCCCAGGCCCTCTGTGTTCTTAGGTCATCTTAAGAATGCCCACCAAGATGCCCATCACGCATATAGAACTTTTAAGGAGTGTGGCCGAAAAGCAATGCCGgccttaatttttgttttaccaTGATGAGCAATGAGGACAGTGAtgtaaacacaccacacacaaacacacacacgagcGCACACACAGAACAATATTTAGGGACTAGTTAAGTAGATAGgattttaagaagaaataaaaatagatgatgggaatccgtTAAGTTAGGAAGCAAATGATCGGAGGATAGAAAAGTAGGCTGGCTGTTCCCAACGCCTTAAGAACAGGGCTTGTTTGAGAAGCTGGTGCTGACAGTGGGCCCAGCAGGAGCAAAGGCATTTAAGGACCAGAACATGGGACTGGCCATTGCAGACTAGGAAATGGATAACCCGGCATCCCTTAAGGAAAACACCTGATTTCTTTCTATGATCCGAGTTTGGTTCCACTTAAGAGTTAGAGAGCAAGCATGCTTGAGGGTCCCTCAAAGTCCAGTCCTAGAAATAGAACTAACTAAAATTGAGATGCCAGCTGGGCCACTTCCTGGCTCTGGGCTCCCTAGCCCTCTAAACCCAGGCTTCCTGGAGTACCTGGTGGGCTTTCGAACAGAAGCAACTTTGCAGTTGTctctggaggtgggggtgggggtggggggtggcggGGAGATGTTCGACCCCCCGCGTGCTGCCGCCCACATCAGGCTTCACCTGGGTATCCGTGTTCTGTGATTACCCCGCTGTGTTGCTGTCCATCACTACCAGCTTTCCAACAGAAGGTTCACCCCAGACatccctgcctcctcttcccccaGGCCTCCCAGACCATACCACCCCAGGCCACCGTGTCCCCAGCTCCCGGCCACAGTGACCCCAGCGCTGGCGTTTGACGCCGCCGCCGCCGGACCTCCGTTTACCTGGGGCCAAAAGCGACTTGTCGCCACCTCGCGTCCTGGGCCCTGCCTCCCCTCCCGGCTGTCGCAACGGCGCCCCCAGTCCAGCCAGGCCCGGTGCGGCGCGGGATGCCTCGGCGGGactggcggcggcggcggcggccacgCTGCGCGCTCCAGCGGAGGGGAGGGGGctcggcagcggcggcggcggcggcggcgaagGCGAAGGCGGTGGCGaaggcggcggcggcagcggcgggcCCGgcggggggcagagccaagaggCGCGGCGGCGGAGGAGGACCGGGAGGAGGACGCGGAGCATGCGGGGGGCCGTGGGCCTGCCCGCAGTGAAGCCCGCCGCGCCCAGGGCGCAGGGAGTGGCCGTCGCCTCCCGCGCGCACCGCGGCTGAGATGGCGCCGGCGCGGCCAAGGCGCGCCGAGCCCCCGGGGCAGGGCCGGCCGGCCGCTGGCTGACAAGCCCCGCGGGCCCGGGGAGCTAGCGTGGCGGAGCGCAGGCCGGGGGCGGCCTACGGCGAGCGGCGAGGGCCGGCGGGGAGGAGCACGGCCGCGATGGCGAACGCTAGCGAGccgggaggcggcggcggcggcggcggggccgAGGCGGCCGCGCTGGGCCTCAGGCTGGCCACGCTCAGCCTGCTGCTGTGTGTGAGCCTGGCCGGCAACGTGCTGTTTGCGCTGCTCATCGTGCGGGAGCGCAGCCTGCACCGCGCGCCTTACTACCTGCTGCTCGACCTGTGCCTGGCCGACGGGCTGCGCGCGCTCGCCTGCCTCCCGGCCGTCATGCTGGCGGCGCGGCGCGCGGCGGCCGCGGCGGGGACGCCTCCCGGCGCGCTGGGCTGCAAGCTGCTGGCCTTCCTGGCCGCGCTCTTCTGCTTCCACGCGGCCTTCCTGCTGCTGGGCGTGGGCGTCACCCGCTACCTGGCCATCGCGCACCACCGCTTCTACGCCGAGCGCCTGGCCGGCTGGCCGTGCGCCGCGATGCTGGTGTGCGCCGCCTGGGCGCTGGCTCTGGCCGCGGCCTTCCCGCCGGTGCTGGACGGCGGGGGCGCGGACGACGAGGACGCGCCGTGCGCCCTGGAGCAGCGGCCCGACGGCGCCCCGGGGGCGCTGggtttcctgctgctgctggccgcGGTGGTGGGCGCCACGCACCTCGTCTACCTCCGCCTGCTCTTCTTCATCCACGACCGGCGCAAGATGCGGCCCGCGCGCCTGGTGCCCGCCGTCAGCCACGACTGGACCTTCCACGGCCCGGGCGCCACCGGCCAGGCGGCCGCCAACTGGACGGCGGGCTTCGGTCGCGGGCCCACGCCGCCTGCGCTCGTGGGCATCAGGCCTGCAGGCCCGGGCCGCGGCGCCCGGCGCCTCCTGGTGCTGGAGGAGTTCAAGACCGAGAAGAGGCTGTGCAAGATGTTCTACGCCATCACGCTgctcttcctgctcctctgggGCCCCTACGTGGTGGCCAGTTACCTGCGCGTCCTGGTGCGGCCGAGCGCCGTCCCGCAGGCCTACCTGACAGCCTCGGTGTGGCTGACGTTCGCGCAGGCCGGCATCAACCCCGTGGTGTGCTTCCTCTTCAACCGGGAGCTGAGGGACTGTTTCCGAGCTCAGTTTCCCTGCTGCCAGAGCCCGCAGGCCACGCAGGCCACCCTCCCCTGCGACCTGAAAGGCATCGGTTTGTGAGGCGCACTCTGCGACCCAGGCTCCCTCTGGCTTCGATGGTGACCGcgcttcttcttccccttctgtccCGTGTCTGGTTTTTCTCCGCTGCCTTCACAAGACTCTCGAAGTGGACTCGCACTTGGATTGTATAGACTCCTGctctgggggcgggggaggggatgCCGTGGACCAGTTCGTCCTTCTAATTATACTTTCTTCCCGGCAGTAAGCCCTGCAGTCTTTTTGTACTGGTAACCGACTTCTTTTCTTCCACGtgtaatcttttcttttcttttcttttttctttttttccaaataaaggCTACACTGGTTTTATTCATGCAAAGTTTCCTAGAGACCATGGCCAGTTTTCTACAGAGGCTATTTTTGACAACCTCAAGTGGCATTACCTTTGCGTTGCAGGGAAGGAGAGCGAGCTAGGGAATCTTTTGGAGATGGAAGGGAGGGACTAAGTCCCCTCTGAATTGCAGGCCACAGGGCCAGGTGTGCTGTGCGCCTTGTGAAGTGCGGGGGAACTTTTCCCAGCAGTGACACTGAACTTTAGgaggaaatgggggtgggggggggagacagTCACTTTTGAGTCAGTCAATGAGCAAGGTTTGGAGCCCTGTttatattactttaaaaattacgCATCAGCAACAGCTGCTTTGTATATCAATCTTGAACGGGAACTTTCTGTGAGACTGTGACTTTTAAAGAGTAAAAAGTGTTTTGGATAGtaatgtggagaaaaaaaaaaacaaaacagtattgcATGTGTTTGTACCGAGTGTGATTTGCGGATGGGGCGGGCTCTGGAGGACAGAGAACCACAGGcttgtttgggtttgggtttttttttttttctccccaataaaaagttaaaatacttTCGTGGAAATGGCTTGTGCTTTAATAAGCCCAGTTTTACTGTGTGTTATGAAGCTAACTTTCACTCTGAAGACTTTCGTCCGTGGTAAAAAGAAATGGGATATAATGGTGCCTCTCCCAGGAGACAAAACATTTTTCCTGCGGTGTTTGCTAAGTTAGGTGGTGCTGTTCTACTCATGGCTGTTTTAAATGATTAATAAGAACTATAATTTAAAACACTATCTCTTTGTTAGACATTGTCATTTGAAATTGAAGGATTACATTGCAAGTACTGTATAATACTTTTTTGCTTAAACTGCTATGTTTTTATTAATGTAACTTGCGTTTTGAAGATTTCTATCTGTACTTCTCTTTGCATTACACAAATATACCAGTATTTTCATTCTGGAGTGGCTGTTTTACTGTTGAAGCCAAGCGTCTTTATTCTGTTGCTAAGTAACTTATGGGCTGTCCTCTAGTGTGTGGGGTCCTGCTTCAGGGTTTTGGTTTGGAGAGTAGCGTTTCTGAGATGTTTGGAGCTCTTTGTGGGTGGGCGTGGGGTTAGTGTGTCCGTGTGTgactgtgcatgcatgtgcacatggaggccagaggttggccTCTTTGGGTCCCCATgtcattttttgaggcagggcctctttcGCTCACCCAGGAGCTTGCCAGATGGCTGGACTGGTGAGCCCCGGGGGACCTTCCTGCTGTACCTCAGCACTGGAGATTATGGGTGCCCCCCAGATTTTtgcttttcatgtgggtgctgggcatttgAACTTCGTTACCCCCACTTTTGCAGTAAGAAGGTTACCACCGAGCCTGCTCCCCAGCTCCAGCGTTTTAAGTTTGAAGTGAAAGATAAAAATGGGCAAACTTCTTTAAAGGGAAGAAACAGTGAACACACATACTATTTTAAACAGCtttacaaaacaaaagcaaagggctggaggtgtagctcagtaggGGAATGGTTGCCTAGAACCCGagaaggcctgagtttgattcctagagcATTTCTGAAAAACACCTctgatttaaaaacaacaacaaaaatcatcttGACAAACTATTCATAATGGATGTAATAAATTTATGGTTTATTTTGAGCATAACATTAACTATTAAACATTATGTCCAAGGGAGATGAACAATAAGGCCCTCTGGCTAATCTGTCTTTGCTAAATAGCATTATTTTGTTCTGCTTGTGAAAGTGGAAGACACTGTTCTATCTTAAAGGCTCCTGTTTTCCCCTTGACGTCGGTTCTGGTAGAGTTCCACCCTTGGGTTTTCAGGGGCCCTTGAGCAGAAATCTTACTCAACCCAAAGACAGAGGGACCAGGGGGAATAAATTCTCTCCTACACACCTATCCAAGTGATTCCAGTTCAAAACACAGAGATTGCCAAGGCCGTGTTTTATTCAGAATATTTAGTATCTTTCATGCCACAGGAACATAGCCGTTACAGGACATCCCTGAGCTATTCCAACCTTAGGCAGCATCTAGGCTATATCAGAGACAACCTCACCTATTGATGTTGGGGCTCTGAGTTCCGGGGAAATTCTCGGAGGAATACATGGGCATGCTTACACAGCCCCGTGCTTCCTGTTGGGATGTGCTCAGTCGGGATCCCTTCTCCATGGAGAAGTCATCTTCTATGTCCCTCAGTTGGCTCAAGACATGATTTGCTTTTGCCCTGCTGCGTGCAAACTTGCTTACAGAGGAAGGCATGGTTTCCAGTGAGGATGCGAGTCAGAGCAGCAAGAAGTAACTATCAAGGAATGTGTAGGTCTGTCCCCGATACTTAGCTCATTGCAGCCAAGCAGGTACAGTGCACTCAAGAAAGATGGGCACTAAGATGGCTTATTTGTTCATCTGGGACGTTAAttcagcgcacacacacacacacaccctccccagGGTGAGATGAATGAGTTGTCCCCATACtcaaagcaagagaaaaaagaaagttatatATAGAAATCTCCATCTGCATGTCCTGGCATGCATTTATTGAGTTTAAAATGAAAAGTTTGGGGTCTGGTACATCCGTTCAAATAGCTTTGCAGCAAGAGTAGAGCTGTATATAAATTGAAACctgactttcctttttttttttttttaagaagtgagTACTTCTGGCAAAATGGGGAGCACATAGCAAATAGGAAGCCATAATGCTAAACCACCTTTGGATCCATTGTGCAGTCTTATGAGAGCCTGTGAGCGTGGATGACAGATGACAGCTTGAAGATGTTGTCTCTTCTGCTGAAGAGCAGAGGTCCTTTCCTCCAACGTGTGGGTCCCAGCGATTAAACAGCTGGTCAGGTGTAGTATACAACAAGCTACTGTCTGCTGACCCGTCCCAGCAACCCacctctttccctttcatttttttattgcttctctcttcctccctccttttttgtctttcttttatttctttattcccttctctcttttttttttgaggtttttgtttgtttgttgttgttttgttttgtttagtttttttgagacagtgcttctctgtgtagccctggctgtctggccTTGATcagacagagatctgcctgcgtctgcctcctgagtgctgggattataggcacgtaCCCCCACTCTTTGCATCTTTCTCTAAAGGAAATACAATCATTTCAGCCTATTCTTTGGTCTGGCCAACAACCCCCTCATCTTTCAGATCTTCTGCCCTGTGGGAAGATTGTCTGAGTCTAATTTGAAGCTTACTTGTTTGCTTGTCTTCGGTGGTAATAGTGGTGGTGGTTTTAACTCTTCAAACTGAAGTAGCGAAAGAGATGAGTTGGCCCTGGTGAGAGAAGAGAACCAGTCCCCAAATACCACAGGTCCGAAGCAGGGGTCTAACAAGGCCTATCTGGGTTATAAGCCAAGGTAGTCTCTCAAGAGGTGGTCTTATATGGCAACATTCCCAATCCATTCAGGCAAATTATGGACATGGCATGCAATCTAACAGCTTCATCAGTGTGCCAGCCTCTGTCCATCCTTATTTCCGCTTCTGCAGCCCCCATATGTGTACAAGCCAGTCTCCTTCTTCCTCAGCATCTTTCCTCTATTTCATTCCCCTGGCCCAGAACTTCCAAGGAAGATGGAACCAAGGTTGAGAGCTCAGTTTAATTTTTGGGTGGATCATAGAGTTGGTAGGATGTGCCACGTACCCTTCTGGACCTGATGGAACAGTCTCTGTTGTCTTAGGAGGGCATTCGTGGGCCCCTGCCCTTTTCTCCACTTCTGGCTCTCCTGGCGTTTCCATGCTCCCTTCTTGAATTGCCTGTGTGTTCTTCATATCTGCCCGGGCATTCATCCCTATCTTACCTCCAGCAGGTCAGCCTCTAAGATGGCAGGAGACAATGAGACTGTACAAACGACAGTGCCTCAGGCCCTGCCTGGACATTGGCTATGTGCTGACCAAGGATTTTAGGAAGCTCTGCTTGGCCAGCTGTAATGTCTTCTACCCCGCTTCCTCTGAGAAGACCAGTACCTCAGGCTCATGGGGTACCTGGTATCTCCTGGTCCctccccagctctctcctctgcccctctcttGTCCTCCAGCCACTCTAGGGGACTGGTAGGGTCACACACAATATCATTTTTTCCTAAGTCCAAAGATCTTACTGCCGGCCCCCTCTGAATTTATGTTAATCTTTCAGACCTAAGGAGTGATTAGACATAAAGGGTGAATGCCTGGCCTCCACACATTGATGGGCTTTGTCCCGGTGCATGCTGTGGGAGAGATTTCAGGCTCCATTGAAATCATGAGATCTTCCTGCCTGGAGCAGCCAAGTAATGAACTACTGTCTCTGGAGCCTTGAGCTGTCAGACACTGAGGTAGCTGGGTTGTGATGCATAGTCGGCCCAAAGCATTCTTTCTTGTCACCTGAGAGACACTTCACCTATGTGGGCAGCCATGACTAGAGGTAAGAAGAGATAATGGGGAGCCATTGTCACCTACTGACACCTGGTCCTGTGTCGGCACTCTTTCTATACTTCTCTGCTTCTAGACTTCTCCtccaggaggaaagagaagtaAAAACAAGATTTAGCTGAGTTCAAGagctttccccttttcttccaactcaaaacaacaacaaaaacaggaaaaacttTTAGGATTGAACCCAGCTGGTAAGAAGCCCTCTTCCctctttttattcatttcaatCCCTTTGGGGTGCTCTTGGGTGAGGACGTGATACTTGGAGCCACAGCAGTTCCGCTATCTTAAGACCATGAGAGGTACTGTGATTGCAGTGAAAGCCAGGGACAGAAAGAAGATGCTGGGGCACCTGCTTGAATGCTCCTTAATCTCTACATCtgttgttctcaaccttcctaaagctgcgaccctttaatacagttcctcatgtggtgatccccaaatcataaaattattttgttgctacttcataactgtgctACTGCTATGGATCATAATGTGAATCTCTGATATGTAGGCTATTTGACATGCCACCTCCAAAAGGATTGTGACGCACAGGTTGAGAACGGCTTCCCCAGACTCTGACTTCGAAGTGAAACGACCATGATTTTGGTCATTACAAGGATCCCCAGAGCTCACTGTCCAGCAAGGGTAATCCACTTAATGAGAGACCAAGACtagtgagagattctgtctcaaaaaaaaaaaaaaaaagttggggaaGCACTTGCTGAGCAAGCCAGAAGACCAGAAGAGCAGAATTCAGATTCACAGCACCTGTgcaaggcaggtgtggtggccaGACAACAACCCCAGAACAAGAAAGGTAGCGACAGGATCCTGGAGCAAGCTTGCTAGCTAACCTAGCTCAAGGGGTGGACTCTAGGTTCAAGTGAAAGaccctgccatgatggacagcaactgaggaagacacctggcctcaaactctggcctctacacatctGTACCCATGCACATccccacacatacaaacatgcctACGCTCCCATGCTTACCgcatagacaaacaaacaaaaatgaagtaGATGGTGCCTGAGGATCTCGAACAaccataagttgtcctctgagctctacatgcgtcctcacacatgtgcacacttgtGTGTAAATATACCTGCACTCACATACTCACGTATACAAAGATGGATACCAAAGTCATGCCTTCTACCTATCAGATTGTCCTGTCTGTTACTAACAAtccagaaaaataatgaaatagagtgggttggttggttggtttgcttgcttgcttgcttgcttgcttgcttgcttgcttgcttgcttttttgagacagagcatcaatatgtatccttggctggcctgaaactcattaagtagatcaagctggccttgaactcacagaaatatgcctgcctctgactcccaactgttgttattaaaggcatgtgccaccatacctggcttgaaATAgacttattttgttatttattactaCAAGGTTGTTCTATGTAACTATATTGTAAACTTTTTGACCAATGTATGTGTACAATTTAAAGGTTATTCTTACGGTTTGAATGTGAAGTGTCCTGTCCTACTTTCCCTTTGccccaggctcatgtgtttgcatATTTGCCCCCTCAGCTGGTGGCACTATTTTGGGAGGCTGTGGAAACTGTTTTGTGGAGGTAAACATGGTTTTGCTTTGATCCCATGTGCAGTATATGGCTCTGATTCAGGTTGC
This genomic interval carries:
- the Gpr27 gene encoding probable G-protein coupled receptor 27 — protein: MANASEPGGGGGGGGAEAAALGLRLATLSLLLCVSLAGNVLFALLIVRERSLHRAPYYLLLDLCLADGLRALACLPAVMLAARRAAAAAGTPPGALGCKLLAFLAALFCFHAAFLLLGVGVTRYLAIAHHRFYAERLAGWPCAAMLVCAAWALALAAAFPPVLDGGGADDEDAPCALEQRPDGAPGALGFLLLLAAVVGATHLVYLRLLFFIHDRRKMRPARLVPAVSHDWTFHGPGATGQAAANWTAGFGRGPTPPALVGIRPAGPGRGARRLLVLEEFKTEKRLCKMFYAITLLFLLLWGPYVVASYLRVLVRPSAVPQAYLTASVWLTFAQAGINPVVCFLFNRELRDCFRAQFPCCQSPQATQATLPCDLKGIGL